In Myotis daubentonii chromosome 16, mMyoDau2.1, whole genome shotgun sequence, one DNA window encodes the following:
- the CYGB gene encoding cytoglobin, translated as MEKVPGEMEIERRERSEELSEAERKAVQATWARLYANCEDVGVAILVRFFVNFPSAKQYFSQFQHMEEPLEMERSPQLRKHACRVMGALNSVVENLHDPEKVSSVLALVGKAHALKHKVEPVYFKILSGVILEVIAEEFANDFPPETQRAWAKLRGLIYSHVTAAYKDVGWVQQVPNATTPPATLPSPSSGP; from the exons ATGGAGAAAGTGCCGGGCGAGATGGAGATCGAGCGCCGGGAGCGCAGCGAGGAGCTCTCCGAGGCGGAGAGGAAGGCGGTGCAGGCGACGTGGGCCCGGCTCTATGCCAACTGCGAggacgtgggggtggccatcctGGTGAG gttcTTCGTGAACTTCCCGTCGGCCAAGCAGTACTTCAGCCAGTTCCAGCACATGGAGGAGCCGCTGGAGATGGAGCGCAGCCCGCAGCTGCGGAAGCACGCCTGCCGGGTCATGGGGGCCCTCAACTCCGTGGTGGAGAACCTGCACGACCCTGAGAAGGTGTCCTCTGTGCTCGCCCTGGTGGGCAAGGCCCACGCCCTCAAGCACAAGGTGGAGCCCGTGTACTTCAAG aTCCTCTCTGGGGTCATTCTGGAGGTGATCGCCGAGGAATTTGCCAATGACTTTCCGCCCGAGACGCAGAGAGCCTGGGCCAAGCTGCGTGGCCTCATCTACAGCCATGTGACCGCGGCCTACAAGGACGTGGGCTGGGTACAGCAGGTCCCCAACGCCACCAC
- the PRCD gene encoding photoreceptor disk component PRCD — protein MCTTLLLLSTVAMLWRRRFANRVQPEPSEVEGAVLGGSLQTDTQSPGREKPVE, from the exons ATGTGCACCACCCTCCTCCTGCTCAGCACCGTGGCTATGCTCTGGCGCCGACGATTTGCCAACCGGGTCCAACC AGAGCCCAGCGAAGTAGAAGGGGCCGTCCTGGGCGGCAGCCTGCAGACAGACACCCAGTCCCCTGGCAG GGAGAAGCCTGTGGAGTAA